In one Gadus morhua chromosome 15, gadMor3.0, whole genome shotgun sequence genomic region, the following are encoded:
- the fam149b1 gene encoding protein FAM149B1 isoform X1 produces MISRYNRRPVSHKLEIRGLSRNSLDHHPHPDEVDDVRTPQHYLHDLQEAISTHNSSQTSAASGPSDCPTVVTGDINQSWSGIHSYTGTGISTERSSVFSWGYDEFDNAASRQVQQMFEEIDRELYEGRGGAGGQLRGLQDECQQWATRFPHLRILGTQLVCPSDEGFQWYATSGKSSSSIQPAAETDGASTTQDKDRPATELNVQGRRAELVEPPQAEEPDGPRDASGCSLGHDGARVILAEGLMEEYLAFDSRDLDEELEQESSELDRRRRCLPPVSPYRCRRQAVLDLLFDDVWRQLVGCMGELVQRHWEGCISDDEKNLSPCGQQDPQSSFMLLSTLPTTLLPRLDQSRPSQLTASPQSQNPKSRGLKHKSRRKSKKQKKPSTTTRVPVGAAATHQNLNDLIVIHGIPLQQRNTVALEKTQEPEERPDRQASHRPASSAVPSSKSRPRRPLEQSFSSLPRPAQSSRRRNPPPRTLLPLVPGPPQSSGVGSMDEVIRGTRLATAGDRLAPPLTPLGRNTLLPPISTGEPETHSAETGPGHHAPHPRTSQRQRGSSSRAHSAVVDDAAVSHHKERHHLLLDAFSRPNTTHTYRSDTPYRRSFTVLDNIGQGRQGRASVGIDSLGIGVTGISLGISSSSFLDSFSHHPLGHSPIEDEEEPDTAVPLPAVPGPAMPTRGHARGAASSRSNRPGF; encoded by the exons atGATTTCACGATACAACCGACGACCCGTATCGCACAAACTAGAGAT TCGTGGTTTATCACGGAACAGCCTAGACCACCATCCACACCCAGACGAAGTAGATGATGTCCGTACGCCTCAGCATTACCTGCATGACCTACAGGAAGCTATCTCCACTCACAACAG TTCACAGACGTCGGCTGCGTCCGGACCATCAGACTGTCCAACGGTTGTCACAGGTGACATCAATCAGTCGTGGTCGGGCATCCACAGCTACACAGGGACAGGTATCTCTACAGAGAGGAGCTCAGTCTTCTCCTGGGGCTACGAT GAGTTTGACAATGCGGCGTCACGGCAGGTGCAGCAGATGTTTGAGGAGATTGACAGGGAGCTCTACGAGGgaaggggcggggccggcggacAGCTCCGCGGGCTGCAGGACGAGTGTCAGCAGTGGGCCACACGCTTCCCACATTTGCG GATCCTGGGCACTCAGCTGGTGTGTCCCAGCGACGAGGGGTTCCAGTGGTACGCCACCTCAGGGAAGAGCAGCTCCAGCATCCAGCCTGCAGCCGAGACGGACGGGGCCTCCACGACGCAGGACAAAGACAGGCCAGCCACAGA GCTGAATGTCCAGGGGAGGAGAGCGGAGCTGGTCGAGCCCCCCCAAGCAGAGGAGCCGGACGGACCCCGCGACGCCAGCGGCTGCTCTCTGGGTCACGATGGGGCCAGGGTTATCCTGGCTGAGGGCCTCATGGAGGAGTACCTGGCCTTTGACAGCAGGGACCT GgacgaggagctggagcaggagagcTCGGAGCTGGACCGGAGGCGCCGCTGCCTGCCCCCGGTGTCGCCGTACCGGTGCCGGCGGCAGGCCGTGTTGGACCTGCTGTTCGATGACGTGTGGCGGCAGCTGGTGGGCTGCATGGGGGAGCTGGTGCAGCGGCACTGGGAGGGCTGCATCTCAG ATGACGAGAAAAACCTGAGCCCCTGCGGCCAGCAGGACCCCCAGAGCTCCTTCATGCTGCTGTCCACCCTGCCCACCACACTGCTGCCCCGGCTGGACCAGAGCAGGCCGTCCCAGCTCACAGCCAGCCCGCAGTCCCAG AACCCAAAATCACGGGGCTTAAAGCACAAGTCCAGACGGAAATCCAAAAAGCAGAAAAAGCCATCCACT ACGACCAGGGTGCCCGTTGGAGCCGCCGCGACCCACCAGAACCTCAACGACCTCATCGTCATCCACGGCATTCCCCTGCAGCAGAGGAACACGGTCGCCCTGGAGAAAACCCA GGAGCCAGAGGAGCGGCCCGACAGACAGGCGTCCCACCGGCCCGCGTCCAGCGCCGTCCCCTCCAGTAAGTCCCGCCCCCGCCGGCCCCTGGAGCAGAGTTTCTCCTCCCTGCCGCGCCCCGCCCAGTCCTCTCGGCGCCGGAACCCCCCGCCGCGGACCCTCCTGCCCCTGGTCCCGGGCCCGCCGCAGTCCAGCGGCGTGGGCTCCATGGACGAGGTCATACGCGGCACGCGGCT AGCCACGGCCGGCGACCGCCTCGCCCCCCCCCTGACGCCCCTGGGTAGGAACACTCTCCTGCCCCCCATCAGCACGGGAGAGCCAGAGACCCACTCCGCAGAGACCGGCCCGGGCCATCACGCACCGCACCCCAGAACCTCCCAG CGACAGAGGGGATCGTCCAGCCGCGCCCACAGCGCCGTGGTGGACGACGCCGCCGTCTCGCACCACAAGGAACGCCACCACCTGCTGCTGGACGCCTTCTCCCGCCCCAACACAACCCACACTTACCGG TCGGATACTCCGTACCGTCGGTCTTTCACGGTGCTGGACAACATTGGCCAGGGGCGGCAAGGCAGGGCCTCCGTTGGCATAG ACTCTCTTGGCATTGGTGTGACGGGCATCAGTCTGGGCATCAGCAGCTCTTCCTTCTTAGACTCCTTTTCCCATCATCCCCTTGGCCACTCGCCCAttgaagatgaagaggagccAGACACGGCCGTCCCCCTACCAG CTGTGCCCGGGCCCGCCATGCCCACGCGGGGCCACGCCCGAGGTGCTGCGTCCTCCAGAAGCAACCGACCAGGCTTCtga
- the fam149b1 gene encoding protein FAM149B1 isoform X2, with product MISRYNRRPVSHKLEIRGLSRNSLDHHPHPDEVDDVRTPQHYLHDLQEAISTHNSSQTSAASGPSDCPTVVTGDINQSWSGIHSYTGTGISTERSSVFSWGYDEFDNAASRQVQQMFEEIDRELYEGRGGAGGQLRGLQDECQQWATRFPHLRILGTQLVCPSDEGFQWYATSGKSSSSIQPAAETDGASTTQDKDRPATELNVQGRRAELVEPPQAEEPDGPRDASGCSLGHDGARVILAEGLMEEYLAFDSRDLDEELEQESSELDRRRRCLPPVSPYRCRRQAVLDLLFDDVWRQLVGCMGELVQRHWEGCISDDEKNLSPCGQQDPQSSFMLLSTLPTTLLPRLDQSRPSQLTASPQSQTTRVPVGAAATHQNLNDLIVIHGIPLQQRNTVALEKTQEPEERPDRQASHRPASSAVPSSKSRPRRPLEQSFSSLPRPAQSSRRRNPPPRTLLPLVPGPPQSSGVGSMDEVIRGTRLATAGDRLAPPLTPLGRNTLLPPISTGEPETHSAETGPGHHAPHPRTSQRQRGSSSRAHSAVVDDAAVSHHKERHHLLLDAFSRPNTTHTYRSDTPYRRSFTVLDNIGQGRQGRASVGIDSLGIGVTGISLGISSSSFLDSFSHHPLGHSPIEDEEEPDTAVPLPAVPGPAMPTRGHARGAASSRSNRPGF from the exons atGATTTCACGATACAACCGACGACCCGTATCGCACAAACTAGAGAT TCGTGGTTTATCACGGAACAGCCTAGACCACCATCCACACCCAGACGAAGTAGATGATGTCCGTACGCCTCAGCATTACCTGCATGACCTACAGGAAGCTATCTCCACTCACAACAG TTCACAGACGTCGGCTGCGTCCGGACCATCAGACTGTCCAACGGTTGTCACAGGTGACATCAATCAGTCGTGGTCGGGCATCCACAGCTACACAGGGACAGGTATCTCTACAGAGAGGAGCTCAGTCTTCTCCTGGGGCTACGAT GAGTTTGACAATGCGGCGTCACGGCAGGTGCAGCAGATGTTTGAGGAGATTGACAGGGAGCTCTACGAGGgaaggggcggggccggcggacAGCTCCGCGGGCTGCAGGACGAGTGTCAGCAGTGGGCCACACGCTTCCCACATTTGCG GATCCTGGGCACTCAGCTGGTGTGTCCCAGCGACGAGGGGTTCCAGTGGTACGCCACCTCAGGGAAGAGCAGCTCCAGCATCCAGCCTGCAGCCGAGACGGACGGGGCCTCCACGACGCAGGACAAAGACAGGCCAGCCACAGA GCTGAATGTCCAGGGGAGGAGAGCGGAGCTGGTCGAGCCCCCCCAAGCAGAGGAGCCGGACGGACCCCGCGACGCCAGCGGCTGCTCTCTGGGTCACGATGGGGCCAGGGTTATCCTGGCTGAGGGCCTCATGGAGGAGTACCTGGCCTTTGACAGCAGGGACCT GgacgaggagctggagcaggagagcTCGGAGCTGGACCGGAGGCGCCGCTGCCTGCCCCCGGTGTCGCCGTACCGGTGCCGGCGGCAGGCCGTGTTGGACCTGCTGTTCGATGACGTGTGGCGGCAGCTGGTGGGCTGCATGGGGGAGCTGGTGCAGCGGCACTGGGAGGGCTGCATCTCAG ATGACGAGAAAAACCTGAGCCCCTGCGGCCAGCAGGACCCCCAGAGCTCCTTCATGCTGCTGTCCACCCTGCCCACCACACTGCTGCCCCGGCTGGACCAGAGCAGGCCGTCCCAGCTCACAGCCAGCCCGCAGTCCCAG ACGACCAGGGTGCCCGTTGGAGCCGCCGCGACCCACCAGAACCTCAACGACCTCATCGTCATCCACGGCATTCCCCTGCAGCAGAGGAACACGGTCGCCCTGGAGAAAACCCA GGAGCCAGAGGAGCGGCCCGACAGACAGGCGTCCCACCGGCCCGCGTCCAGCGCCGTCCCCTCCAGTAAGTCCCGCCCCCGCCGGCCCCTGGAGCAGAGTTTCTCCTCCCTGCCGCGCCCCGCCCAGTCCTCTCGGCGCCGGAACCCCCCGCCGCGGACCCTCCTGCCCCTGGTCCCGGGCCCGCCGCAGTCCAGCGGCGTGGGCTCCATGGACGAGGTCATACGCGGCACGCGGCT AGCCACGGCCGGCGACCGCCTCGCCCCCCCCCTGACGCCCCTGGGTAGGAACACTCTCCTGCCCCCCATCAGCACGGGAGAGCCAGAGACCCACTCCGCAGAGACCGGCCCGGGCCATCACGCACCGCACCCCAGAACCTCCCAG CGACAGAGGGGATCGTCCAGCCGCGCCCACAGCGCCGTGGTGGACGACGCCGCCGTCTCGCACCACAAGGAACGCCACCACCTGCTGCTGGACGCCTTCTCCCGCCCCAACACAACCCACACTTACCGG TCGGATACTCCGTACCGTCGGTCTTTCACGGTGCTGGACAACATTGGCCAGGGGCGGCAAGGCAGGGCCTCCGTTGGCATAG ACTCTCTTGGCATTGGTGTGACGGGCATCAGTCTGGGCATCAGCAGCTCTTCCTTCTTAGACTCCTTTTCCCATCATCCCCTTGGCCACTCGCCCAttgaagatgaagaggagccAGACACGGCCGTCCCCCTACCAG CTGTGCCCGGGCCCGCCATGCCCACGCGGGGCCACGCCCGAGGTGCTGCGTCCTCCAGAAGCAACCGACCAGGCTTCtga
- the dnajc9 gene encoding dnaJ homolog subfamily C member 9 — MGLLEKCEELFQTTSLYDLLGVDRTATDAEVRRSYYKVSLQVHPDRAPDDPLATEKFQVLGKLYAVLCDAEQRAVYDETGVVDEESDTLKKERCWEDYWRVLFPTITLKDILDFEKKYQGSAEEREDLLKLYVKHEGDMDLITSSAMCCTVEDEPRLCAILREAIEAEEVPAFPAFTKESAKKTKARRKRADKERVEAEEMQKELGLGDEEDSLAMMIKQRKQSREQNFNSFLSDLEAKYSKKGGKTRRGKK, encoded by the exons ATGGGTCTGCTTGAAAAATGTGAAGAGTTGTTCCAGACCACCAGCCTGTATGACCTGCTCGGCGTCGACAGGACTGCCACCGACGCTGAGGTCCGCCGCAGCTACTACAAGGTCTCCCTCCAGGTCCACCCAGACCGGGCTCCCGATGACCCGCTGGCCACCGAGAAATTCCAG GTACTGGGGAAGTTGTATGCAGTGCTCTGTGACGCCGAGCAGAGGGCTGTCTATGATGAGACAGGTGTGGTGGACGAGGAGAGCGACACGCTGAAAAAGGAAAGATGCTGGGAGGACTACTGGAGAGTGCTGTTCCCAACG ATCACGCTGAAGGACATCCTGGACTTTGAGAAGAAGTACCAGGGCTCGGCTGAGGAGCGCGAAGACCTCCTCAAGCTGTATGTGAAACACGAGGGCGACATGGACCTCATCACCAGCTCGGCCATGTGCTGCACTGTGGAGGACGAGCCCCGGCTCTGCGCCATCCTCCGCGAGGCCATCGAGGCGGAGGAGGTGCCCGCGTTCCCCGCCTTCACCAAGGAGAGCGCCAAGAAGACCAAGGCCCGGAGGAAGAGG gcTGATAAAGAGCGAGTGGAAGCAGAAGAAATGCAGAAAGAGCTGGGGCTTGGTGATGAAGAGGACAGCCTTGCCATGATGATAAAG CAAAGAAAGCAGTCCAGAGAACAGAACTTCAACAGTTTCCTGTCAGACCTTGAAGCCAAGTACTCCAAAAAAGGAGGAAAGACTCGGAGGGGAAAGAAGTGA